One window from the genome of Osmerus mordax isolate fOsmMor3 chromosome 19, fOsmMor3.pri, whole genome shotgun sequence encodes:
- the itpkca gene encoding inositol-trisphosphate 3-kinase C gives MRMTKTPVATASRSMGENEVSCSGAFADPAVWSTEEKPDSNNYNGAITCVCENAREHVPQLVVTRELSACRIELKAMRVGGLSVGSHPEEESVCSDSGFGGSPASSLLRKLSNASSSILSPTSSFEDYEEDGASSNYENHIHVTNVSACVDEPHRNTTWKKPKTTGNLHALSVQHKKPQQWVQVVGHAGSFHAGDCGMLLKRFCEGEQRCLQRLMEDALRPFVPAYHGVVQRAEQDYNMMDDLLTHFNSPSIMDCKMGSRTYLEEELLKARERPQPRKDMFEKMVAVDPEAPTAQERAQQAVLKTRYMQWRETLSSTTTLGFRIEGVKKTEGVCNTNFKRTKSREQVMEALKDFVDCNIQIVRGYLKRLKELRMVLETSDFFRTYEVVGSSLLFVHDGTGKVGVWMIDFGKTVPLPTPLTLDHRTPWVEGNREDGYLWGLDNLIEILSSLLPVT, from the exons ATGAGAATGACCAAAACGCCAGTAGCGACAGCTTcgaggagcatgggagagaaTGAAGTCAGTTGCTCCGGTGCATTTGCGGATCCGGCAGTTTGGTCGACAGAGGAAAAACCAGACTCAAACAACTATAATGGGGCTATCACCTGTGTTTGCGAAAACGCACGTGAACATGTTCCACAGTTAGTTGTCACTCGTGAGTTGAGCGCGTGCCGTATTGAACTGAAGGCCATGAGAGTTGGCGGACTCTCCGTTGGCTCCCATCCCGAGGAAGAATCGGTGTGCTCGGACAGTGGGTTCGGGGGCTCGCCTGCCTCGTCACTACTCAGGAAACTGTCGAACGCTTCCTCATCTATACTGTCGCCCACCTCGTCTTTCGAGGATTACGAAGAGGATGGTGCAAGCAGTAACTATGAAAATCACATTCACGTGACAAATGTATCTGCTTGTGTAGATGAACCCCATCGG AACACCACATGGAAGAAACCCAAAACCACAGGGAACCTGCATGCCCTCTCAGTGCAGCACAAGAAACCACAACAATGGGTACAAGTGGTTGGACATGCAG GAAGCTTCCATGCAGGGGACTGTGGCATGCTGCTGAAGCGCTTCTGTGAGGGGGAGCAGCGCTGCCTTCAGAGGCTGATGGAGGACGCCCTGAGGCCCTTCGTACCAGCCTACCACGGGGTGGTGCAGCGGGCCGAGCAGGACTACAACATGATGGACGACCTGCTGACGCATTTCAACTCGCCCTCCATCATGGACTGCAAGATGGGCAGCCG GAcgtacctggaggaggagctgctgaaggCGCGGGAGCGCCCGCAGCCCCGTAAGGACATGTTTGAGAAGATGGTGGCCGTGGATCCAGAGGCCCCCACGGCCCAGGAGCGAGCCCAGCAGGCCGTGCTGAAGACCAGGTACATGCAGTGGAGGGAGACCCTGAGTTCCACAACTACCCTGGGCTTCCGCATCGAAGGGGTCAAG AAAACCGAGGGGGTGTGCAACACAAACTTCAAAAGGACCAAGAGCAGGGAGCAGGTGATGGAAGCGTTGAAGGACTTCGTAGATTGTAATATCCAAATCGTG AGGGGTTATCTGAAACGGCTGAAGGAACTTCGTATGGTTTTGGAGACCTCGGACTTCTTCAGAACCTATGAA GTTGTGGGCAGCTCCCTGCTGTTTGTGCATGATGGTACGGGGAAGGTGGGGGTCTGGATGATTGATTTTGGAAAGACTGTTCCACTGCCAACTCCTCTGACCCTGGACCACCGCACCCCCTGGGTGGAGGGGAACCGTGAGGACGGCTACCTGTGGGGGCTGGACAACCTCATCGAGATCCTGTCCAGCTTGCTCCCTGTCACCTGA